A segment of the Microbacterium luteolum genome:
GCGCTCGGAGCCGGTCGGGATCGGCAGCCCCGCGTCGGTGACGACGAGCAGGTCGGTGTGCCCGGTCTCGCTGATCACCCGCGAGAGCGCGGGATTGATCGTGGTCGCTGACTTGCGCATGGATTCTCCTCAGTTCGTGGTGGTCGCGGATTCCCGCGCCTCGAGGAAGGCGTCGACCTCGGCGCGGTGCGGCAGGCTCGGCGAGGCGCCCTGCTTCGTGACGGTCAGTGCTCCGGCCGCCGTCGCCAGGCGCACGGCCTCGTTCAAGGTGCTGCCGTTCGCGAGGGCGGCTCCGAGGTACCCGGCGTAGGCGTCGCCCGCGGCCGTGGTGTCGACCGCCTCGACCGGGAACGGCGGGATGACGGTCGCACCCTCGCCGGTCACCACGCAGGATCCCTGTCCCGCGAGCGTGATCACCGCTGCGCCGACGCCCTGCCGGAGGAACCAGAGTCCGGCGAGCTCCGCCGTCGCGGCATCCGTCACCTCGATCCCGCTGATCAGCGAGGCCTCGGTCTCGTTCGGCGTGACGATGTCGACGCTTCGCCAGATCTCGGGCGGGAGCTCGGCAGCGGGTGCCGGGTCGAGGATCACGGTCATGCCGTGCTCGCGTCCTCGCGCCGTGATGTGGGCGGTGAGGGCCGACGGCGTCTCGAGCTGCGTGAGGAGGACGGAGGTCGTCGATGCGAGCGCGTCGAGCGCCGCGTCGATCTGCTCGGTGCTCAACGAGGCATTGGCGAGCGGGACCATCACGATGT
Coding sequences within it:
- a CDS encoding ribokinase; translated protein: MSPALSGDRSGVVIVGSVTADVTTFSQRLPARGETILGDEFTLMLGGKGANQAVAAGRSGARTSFVGCVGDDLFHDLVVDGLGEAGVDLTHLRTVPGPTGIAHIRVDASAQNDIVMVPLANASLSTEQIDAALDALASTTSVLLTQLETPSALTAHITARGREHGMTVILDPAPAAELPPEIWRSVDIVTPNETEASLISGIEVTDAATAELAGLWFLRQGVGAAVITLAGQGSCVVTGEGATVIPPFPVEAVDTTAAGDAYAGYLGAALANGSTLNEAVRLATAAGALTVTKQGASPSLPHRAEVDAFLEARESATTTN